DNA sequence from the Nitrospirota bacterium genome:
CTTGCTGCCTTGATATTGAATGGGGTGTGGGATGCTTTTCATACGACCATTATACCTTTCCGCGAAGAGTTGGCAGCCAAAAGCTAATTATGATAGACGCTCTAAAGACTGTCTTTTTCTCTACGACTGGGTTTCAGGTATACTATGATTTTAGTGTGTTGTCAAACACTTGATGGAACCCAAGAGCGATAGAAAGCTGTCATTGCGAGCGAAGTGAAGCAATCTCGCTATTTTGAACCGAGATCGCCACGCACCCGACGGGGGGCGCGATGAGAGGCAAAGCAAGAAGTTACAAATCCTATCTCTGCTCCATAACCTCCAGTTTCTTTTCCGCGTAAGTGATCGTACTCCTGTCAAACATTCAAAAGAAATTGCCGGGATGATCAGCCGTCTCGTTGCCGCGATCATCGGGATTGACTTTTTACCGGATTCGAAAAACTTTTCCTCGGGGAGCGAAGGTGACCCTGTTCAGGGATCAGAAAAGTATGTCCCCTGCGGATGAAAAGTTTGTCGCAAACCCCATCTGTAATGATTAAGTGAATTCTGGGGACACTTTATTTATTTCTGTAAATATATTTTCTATTATGAAAAGGCAATAAATTAGATATGGTGTCCCCGGAATTCCGGAATTCCGGAATTCGCTGTTAGAAAAGCTTCCAACTCTGATAATTCAAGTAAAGGGTTTTGACATATAATTTACTCCTTGGTAGAATGCCGTTTAATAGATCAAAGATGAAGACTCACACAAAAAGCTGCGCTTTTGCTCCGCTGCTGAACTCAAATGTTATGCCAACTAAGATGTCATCATTATGGAATGTTTTAGGGCCAGCCACAGGCGTCTTCTTTGGGGCTTTTCTCGGCGCGCTATTCAGCTACTGGTTTGCGATCCATCAGCAAGCTCAGGAAACCGAGGCGCGCCGTGAAGCGCTTCTCAAGCTTTTGCAAAGCGAAGTGAGTCAAATTGGTGGCACCCTGGAACCGTACAATGTTGCAAAATCTTTCTATCGCGATCCAATTCGACTGAACGCGCCAACAAGGTTACTCGATGGGCAAACATTGGAATATCGCAAAGACGCTTGGCTGATCGAGTTGTTGCTGAACCTTAACGTTGCGATCTCTCGCCACAACGACTTCGTGCAGATGACGAATCAAGCGCAGGCAACAGCAACGATCCCAGTTCCTGATAACACACATGCTCAATGGTACAGAGATTTACAGCAACGGTTAACAGCAGTCGTTGCAGTTCGCGATGAGATACTCAAGAAATTGAAGCGTAATCCGTAGCAGACGGCTTAACAATGCGCTCAATACGGACACGCAAAGGACTCGTGTCGGTTAGCTTTATCGTTAGCCATCTTCGAAACAAATTGCGGGACCAATAGACAGAATGACTCAAAAACTTACCGTTGTGGACTTATTTTCGGGCTGCGGAGGACTCTCGCTTGGATTTGAGAGCGCTGGCTTCGAGATCATGGCGTCATACGATAGCTGGAAACCCGCTATAGAGACCTACCGTAAGAATTTTCATCACACGGCACACCTATCAGAACTAAATGATTCCTCTGAGCTTCCAAATGCAACGGTAATCGTTGGCGGTCCTCCATGTCAGGGATTTTCCTCCGCAGGTCGACGTCTAGCAGAAGACGACAGAAACACCCTCGTTTGCGTGTTCGCAAGGTTAATCGCCCGTTACAAGCCTTTAGCTTTTGCATTTGAGAATGTTGAAGGGTTCCTTACTCAGGCTCATGGCCGCTTCGTATTTGATCTGCTTGAACCACTGATTGATGCTGGGTATCGCATCCATCTTCGAAAAGTAAATGCCGCACATTATGGTGTTCCACAACATCGGAAGCGAGTCTTAGCTATTGGCGGCCTGGGCTGGGATCCAACTTTTCCTGAGCATACCCATTCTGCTCTAGGTATGCCGGGCGCAAAATTAGCTAACGGCCATCACTTGCCTTTTACCCCGACTTTGGGAGAAGCCTTTGAGGGGCTCTCTTCCACGAAGATAGGACGCAACGGGGAACAAGACCCATTTGATCATATATATTTGCAATTCAACGAAGCAGATAGCCAAAGAGCGTACTTGCTAAAACCGGGGCAGAGAATGCGTGATCTTCCGGAAGAGCTTTGGCACGAAAGTTACAGAAAGCGAGCCTATCGTCGCGTCATGGACGGAACCCCAACAGAACGTCGTGGTGGTGCGCCTGCTGGACTGCGTCGCCTATCTCCAGATGAACCATCTAAGACAATTACGGGTGGAGCCCTAAGAGATTTTGTACACCCCACAGAAGACCGACCGCTTAGTCTTAGGGAGTGCGCGAGACTCCAAACTTTTCCGGACGACTTTGTTTTTGTTGGAACCCAGAACGAGAAAATCCAAATGATAGGCAATGCTGTTCCAATACGGTTGGCTCAACATATAGCAATAACTCTCAAAAAAGATTTCAAGAGTGCGAAACCGACCCAGAATGGAGGTGCTTTATTGAGCTTCGTGCCAACACTCTCTGAAGGAATGAGCCCAGTTCTTCAAACCGTTTGTGACGAAATAAAGGAACGCTTCCTTTCTCCACACCACTCGGAGCAAATTAGCCTATGCCTCTAACAAAAAAGCAACAAGCCATCTGGGAAAAAGCACGGGCTTATGGCTCTGGTGATCAGGCCGTTGGCCTTACGGATGAAATGTGCGCATACTTGGTTTGTCGTATAGCGCATGATCTCGGATTACACAAAACTATTCCAGGAATCCCGGACAATTTACCGCCTTTCTTTGAAGCGGAAGACCTAGATTCGCTCGTTGTTAAGGGCGTCGATGCGCGAAGCCTTTTTGAGTGCCTTGTTCAACAGAATTCCGATGCTGATAAGTACTTCGCTTGTTTATCCACCCTTCACAAAGCCAGGCTCAAATATGAAACCATCCTTGAAACACAACCAATTCCAACACTTGAACAAGTAGGACCACGTGGATTGCTTCAGTACGGAAAGCTAGGCCCCGCAACACTGGCTGGCCTTTTGTTCTGGCGGAAATGGTTTTTTGACATTGATAACAGAGCCGGACAGGAGACTGGGTACCTGTTTGAACCGATTATTGCTTATGCTGTGGGCGGGCCCCCAGTCCCAGCAAAGAAAAGTCCGATCAAGCGTCATAGGGATAATCGGAAGAGGCGACAAGTAGATTGCCTACTGGGCAAAAAAGCATACGAACTCAAAATACGAGTCACGATTGCGGCTTCAGGCCAAGGGCGTTGGCGTGAGGAACTGGATTTCCCCATAGATTGCAAAAAAAGCGGATACAAACCTGTACTTGTTGTTCTTGATAGCACACCAAATCCAAAGCTGTCAGAGTTGGAGCGAGCCTTCGTTGATCAGAACGGTGAGGTCCATAAAGGTGCTGCTGCATGGGAACTCCTAGATAACCTTGCCGGACCTACAATGTCTTTGTTCCTTGAGACTTATATTCGGGTACCGATTGACCGGCTCATCAAAGAAGTGCCTCAGATCCTTCCGAAGTTTGTCGCCACGATGTCCACTGACAGTATCAGCATCTCTGTAGGCGATGAGACTATTCGCATTGTCCGCCGTGAATCTGAGATTGAGAAAGATCAGCACGACGAAGCACCCGATGACATCGGAGATAACATCCCTGGCTAAATTAATCCAAGCGAGAGCGCCTATGGCGTCATTGCTACGAGTGCGTAAGGCGCTGCGCCTTGGTTTTTCGTTTGAGGGTGTTTTCCGGCAGGCCACGATCGCCAAAGGGCGCAACCGAAATAAAGCATGGTATCCGCAATCGATAAAGAATGGCCCGAACTCACAAACGCCTTCTTGCAGTGATTTGATCCCATGTTTTTGAGGGTGTAAATAGCGTCACCGCTTAGAAGGGTACAACTTTTCCCTTTAAACCATTCAGAAGGTAATGATGCTTATCCTTTTCAAATTTTATGACGAGAGAGGATAGCTTTTCTCTAAAAGATTCTTTGTCCAAAAACATAATCTCCTCTATATTTATAAAAGGGTAAAGGAGCTAATGGGTGGTCCCCTATACCTATATTTTCGGTCAGTTTGACACGCTATCAAGTACAATAAGGAAGCGTCGAAGCTGACTCCGTAGATCATAGCTGGCAAATAAGAAAAAATGAATAATTTGTAAGGACTGCATACTCTGAACCAGATCTACAGTATATTGCCACTCATCGTTGAACTCTTTGATATCCAATAGACTTTGGAATTCTTTTTTCAATAATTTCATTTCTTGTTTCCTCGTTTTTTAAAATAGTAATGATGTCAGGTAGGTCTTACTGAAAATTCAAAGAATGATTAATGAAGATTCAAATATAAATCAAGACCCGATGTGTCCTCTTATCTGAAAAATTGTCCCAAATCTTGTAGTGCCGTTTTTTATTCCTCGAAGATGATCCCTCTCAATATAGCGATCATCGGGATTGATTTTTTACCGGATTCGAAAAACTTTTCCTCGAGGGACGAAGGGAAGATGACTCTGTTCAGGGATCAGAAAAGCATGTTCTCTCCGAATGGAAAGCCGGTCGCAAGCCCCGTCGGTAATGATTAAGATCGGCCCGTTTTTTGGAAAGTCATCGGCTTTTTCCAGAAGGTCAATTCCTGGTTGTAAAACCGTCCCGCCGCGGCCCTTGACCTGGACCTGCTCCAATAGATTTTCCGGGGGGATATATCCCTGATCGTAGGCCGCGGCGTCACAGAACACGACTCTCACCCTGGCGACATCCCGGGAAAGGGAATAACCGGCGATGGTGCCCAAAGCCTTGGCCAGCAATGTACGGTCCATTGAACCGGAGGTATCCAATACCACGCCAAAGGTCCGGTTCTCCTCCTCCCCGAAAAGAGGGACATGATGGGGCCTCGGGATCTCCGGACTGCCGGATTGCCTCCGGCTGAGTCTGGCATAGGAGCGTATTTTTTCGACCGGGCGGAAATGCCCGTCGAACCATTGGGCCAGTTCCACGTCCCAGGGAATAGGGGGCTGTGCCAACGCCCGTATCTCCTCGATTAATCCCTGGGGGAGAAAACCGCGGTCCTGAAACTGGTGATACTCCAGGCCCTGCGCCAAACAGCGGCGGTAGAAACCGTCCAGATCGATACCCGCCTCCCCCGCCCACCATTTGGCATCTCCGGATTCAATAATATCGCAAGCGCCGGTCCCTCTCAAGGTGGCTAATTTGCGCAACCGCCTTAAGTCAACAGCAATTTTATTGTACAACGATTCGGCGGATTCCCCCTTTAATTCCTGATCGTAGAGGCCGCTGAAAGCCGGCATCTCGCCCAGGCCTATTTCCATCAGCCAGCCATTGACGACGTAGTCGCAAGCCACATTCCAGAGATAAGGCTCCCGGCCCTGGCGGCGAATCTCATGACGGAGGCCGACATGAAGGATTTCGTGGGCGATGACAAATCCGCACTCCGGCTCGGTGAGTCCCGCGGCCGGATTGATATAAATTTCCTGAAGCGTGCCATTAACCGCCGCGACCCGAATCTCTTGCCGGTTGCAGATCTGAAGATCTTCCACAATCTTGAAGCCAGCCGCCAGAGCCCCGATGAGCGGAAAAGAATTGACCAACCATCCCTTGGCTCGCTGGGCCGATGTTTGTGTCAAAACGGCGCTTCCCAGAAACTTTTCGCTCCCGCCCGCCACATTCACCGCGCTGGTTACGGCATTGCGTAATCCCTGGCTGAATTTACCCATCCATTTATTCTGCCAATCGGCTCTCTTCATATAACCGGAATAAAAGCTCATGTCGTTACAGCCGGGGTCTCCTACGCCAACGGTTTTGAGAGGGTCGGGAACCCCCCTTTCGAGAAAATAACCGTAGAGATCGCGCTCCGACTGAAGGGGCAAACCCTCTAAATTGGGCGGGGCTGTTTCCGGCGGTTTCCCGATTTTAAGCTCTTTGAGGAATTTGTAAATGAACAGGTCACAGGCTACGTTCCAGGCATAGGGATTGGCCTGGGGCTGGAAATGTCCAAATCCAAGGTGGAGCAGGCAATGGGAAAGAACATAGAGCCATTCATCAGGAGCCGCTTTTCTTTTGGGGTTGACATGAATCGTTCCGGTATCCGAAACAATCGCCCACCCATGATGAGGAAAAGCCGATCTCTCATTGCGAATAGAACGAATACTGAAGAAAAGGGGGGCAAAGATAGGATGCTGTTCCAGTCTGGATACCCCTTCGAGATAGCTTTGAGTCGCGGGGTCTATCTTTTTAGTCCGTTTTGCCTTCATCTCATTTCTGTGCCAGGCGGGGGAGGTCGCGAACGATTTCCACCAAAAACCAGTTGGGCAAAGCGTTGTCGGCATCCGTTTCAGCCACAACCATTTGGGCGATCTCGAGGCTGATCGCGGCCAATTCTTTCAGCAGACCCTTGGCCCGGATCGCCAGCTCTTTTTGGCTCTGGCCCAGCTTGCCGTTCTCCTCCGGAAGCATCTTGACCAGGTAGGCCCGGAAGGATTGGGCCAGAAAATAAAGAATATCCCGGTCTTCCGGTTTGCCGGGCCAACGCAAATCCCCTTTGAGAATCTCGTTGAGAGCGTATTTGTTATGTATCTGCTTGATAAACGATTTGAACTGTCCCGCATGTTCGGGAGAAAGGGTTCCATAAGCCAGGATCTCAATCAATTTTTCAGGGATTTTTTCGTCGTACTGCTTTAAAGAATCACTCAACATGTGCCACCCCCGCGGGGTGGGAAAAGGGGCTTCGTGCTTGGGCGGCTTGCTCCATAAATGGTCCGGGCGGGTTTTGATATAATCCATCACCCAGGGGTGGATTTCGGAACTCTCCGCCCAGGCCAGCCAGTCGCGGTGGGACGCTTTAAGCTGTACATGCACCATACGGTTGATCAGGGCGGAGGACATCGGCTTTACGATGGCGTTGTCTTCCGCCCGGTTACCCGCGCCAATCACAATGGAGCCTTTCGGCATCCGGTATTCTCCGACACGTCTTTCAAGAATCAG
Encoded proteins:
- a CDS encoding DNA cytosine methyltransferase — translated: MTQKLTVVDLFSGCGGLSLGFESAGFEIMASYDSWKPAIETYRKNFHHTAHLSELNDSSELPNATVIVGGPPCQGFSSAGRRLAEDDRNTLVCVFARLIARYKPLAFAFENVEGFLTQAHGRFVFDLLEPLIDAGYRIHLRKVNAAHYGVPQHRKRVLAIGGLGWDPTFPEHTHSALGMPGAKLANGHHLPFTPTLGEAFEGLSSTKIGRNGEQDPFDHIYLQFNEADSQRAYLLKPGQRMRDLPEELWHESYRKRAYRRVMDGTPTERRGGAPAGLRRLSPDEPSKTITGGALRDFVHPTEDRPLSLRECARLQTFPDDFVFVGTQNEKIQMIGNAVPIRLAQHIAITLKKDFKSAKPTQNGGALLSFVPTLSEGMSPVLQTVCDEIKERFLSPHHSEQISLCL
- a CDS encoding AAA family ATPase codes for the protein MNINMVLTPSELSDFLLHTAVVRPVFIWGPPGIGKSSLVQKFADQVGLHCISLLGSQLAPEDLIGVPQIVDGKSRFCPPTMIAREEPYCLFLDELNACSHEVQKALYSLILERRVGEYRMPKGSIVIGAGNRAEDNAIVKPMSSALINRMVHVQLKASHRDWLAWAESSEIHPWVMDYIKTRPDHLWSKPPKHEAPFPTPRGWHMLSDSLKQYDEKIPEKLIEILAYGTLSPEHAGQFKSFIKQIHNKYALNEILKGDLRWPGKPEDRDILYFLAQSFRAYLVKMLPEENGKLGQSQKELAIRAKGLLKELAAISLEIAQMVVAETDADNALPNWFLVEIVRDLPRLAQK
- a CDS encoding peptidase, with product MKAKRTKKIDPATQSYLEGVSRLEQHPIFAPLFFSIRSIRNERSAFPHHGWAIVSDTGTIHVNPKRKAAPDEWLYVLSHCLLHLGFGHFQPQANPYAWNVACDLFIYKFLKELKIGKPPETAPPNLEGLPLQSERDLYGYFLERGVPDPLKTVGVGDPGCNDMSFYSGYMKRADWQNKWMGKFSQGLRNAVTSAVNVAGGSEKFLGSAVLTQTSAQRAKGWLVNSFPLIGALAAGFKIVEDLQICNRQEIRVAAVNGTLQEIYINPAAGLTEPECGFVIAHEILHVGLRHEIRRQGREPYLWNVACDYVVNGWLMEIGLGEMPAFSGLYDQELKGESAESLYNKIAVDLRRLRKLATLRGTGACDIIESGDAKWWAGEAGIDLDGFYRRCLAQGLEYHQFQDRGFLPQGLIEEIRALAQPPIPWDVELAQWFDGHFRPVEKIRSYARLSRRQSGSPEIPRPHHVPLFGEEENRTFGVVLDTSGSMDRTLLAKALGTIAGYSLSRDVARVRVVFCDAAAYDQGYIPPENLLEQVQVKGRGGTVLQPGIDLLEKADDFPKNGPILIITDGACDRLSIRREHAFLIPEQSHLPFVPRGKVFRIR